A stretch of DNA from Microlunatus sp. Gsoil 973:
GTCCGACAGGTGCGTTGGACAGGGCCTGCCGCGGACTGGTCGAACATGTCGCCGACCGCCCGGCTGTCGACCTTTGTGCGGCGACCTTGCGGATCTGCGGGTCGATCGCTCCAGCGACCGGTGTTATGGCTTGTCGGCGGCGTCGTTGAACGCCATGACTTGATCTCTTTGGTGCCAGTCCGTCCTGTTGGCCCTTCAGCTTTTTCAATTCGTCGCCCAAGGTTGCGGCCTGCGTGGAAAGATGTTCGATCCCCTTCGCTAACGCATGTCGCCGTTGATCGAGGGCGGCCTCATCATCGGCTTGTTTGGTACCGTCCTGCGGTACCGCCTGCTTCGGGCTCGTCGATGCCCGGCTTTGATGGCCAAGTACGCCGCTCGGGTGTGTCCGAATCGTTCTCTTGAGATCTGCGGCAGCCCTGGCGACACTGTCATCCGCGGGGGCCTGCGATTCGTCCGCGCGGCAATGCTCTGCCAGCGTGCCTTTTGATCATCTAGTCTCGCAATCATCCAGGTCCCCTGACCCTTCAGTTGGTATTGCGGCGGACGGAACTTGTTCAGGTCGGGGCTGGCCGTCCTCATCCCTGTCCCAGCGGCGATGGTTCATTTCGGCCAAGGTAAGATCGCAGCCTTCGGATCTCATCCACCTGTGTGCTGTAGAAGCGTTGTTCCCGCAACCGGCTGATCTCACGGGCAAGATCCATGGTCTGCCTCTTCATCGAAGGCAGCTCATCACCCTCGGTGGTCTTGTGGCTTAGTGATCTTGGCGAGTGCGCTACTGGCATCGTTGTGGATGAGGTCGATCTTGTTGGACAAGTCCGTCTGAGCCGCATCTACCGCTTCCTAACGCACTGCCCCTCCGCGTGAGTTGATCATCGATGTTCCAGTACGCGTCGAGGCTCCCCAAGCGGTCGCTCGCCTGCTGCAACTGATTGATTGTTGTCGACAGCGTCGCATATTCGTCCAGAGTGTTCTCAATTAATCGTGGGCTGTCGCGAGTCGACCAACTCCGTCACCCTCCGCTTCACCAGGTGTTTCCCCAACCTCACCGAACTGTTGCTCGGTGTAGTAGAGCGAGCAGGTCGTCGACTTGCTGTTCTCGCAGGTCTTGTCGCTCGGCTTGGCGGGGCCCACCGCCTTCAGCAGTACGCGTTGTACCTCCTTCTTGCAGCTGCCGGTGGCGGTGGCGTACCCGTCGAGCTGGGCGGTGACCTGCATCAGGGTTCCTGTACACGGTGCCGGCGTTCTTCGGATCCTGAACAACTGTCTTGCAGCCGTTGCCGTCGATCACCGGCGTCGGCGGGGAGCCGACGTCGCCGAGCATCTGGTCCATCGTGCCGACGGTCTGGCTCAGCTTCCTGCAACACCGACGACCTGGGTCTGGCCGAGCGTGCTGGCGATGTCGGAGTTCCAGGCTCTTGAGTTCTTGATCAAGACCCTTCATCGAGGTGGAGACGCCCTCGGTGCTGGACTTCAACTCCTCGGTCGTGCGTGTGCCCAACGTCTTGGAGGTGGAGTCGAGGTTCTTGCGAACATCGGAGATGTTGTCGCTGGCTCTGGTCAACACCCTGGTTGACATCGGTGATCGCCTTGATCGTCCGCCGTTCCAACGCCAGTTGGGATGTCGGGTCAGAGCTGAATGCCGGAGTCGATCACCCCACCGACCGACGGGTCGGTGACCAGTCCGGGCTCGACGGTGAGATCGATCGTCGGGACCGAGAGGCCCTCGACATCGCTGACCAGCTTTCGCAATGTCGCCACCGTGCCGGTCTGCGGGGGTGGCCAGCAGCGCCGCCCACTGGACCACCGATCCACCGTCCTCGGATTGGCTGAGGATGCCGTTGGTTGCCCCGACATCACCCGGCGCGGTGGCCGTGATCACATCGGTCCGGCTTGACGTCGGGGCAGTGCGGTCGAGGCCACAACCGTCAGCGGCGATCCGACCATCGCGGCTGGGTACGCGACGTGCCGGCCACGTCGTAGGTGATGTTCTGCGGTTTCACCGTCAGGTTCTGAACCGTGACGTCGATCTCCACCCGGCCGCTGTATCCGACCAGGTCGCGCAGATCCGTGCCGGACTTCTCGTCGGTCCGATAGGGTCTTGCTGACCCGGACCGGAAGATCATCTGCCACCTGCGGCAGGCGAGTAGGTGGTGTTCTGTGTGGTCGCATCGGAGGCGTTGTCCCGTACCGACACGGCCGTGCCGTGGATGGCCGTTGTCGCGCCGTCGGGAGTCATCTGGACCGCGACGGACTGCAGGGACCCGGCTCGGTGGTGTGGGCGGTTGTGGTCCGTCGCGTTACAGCCGGTGACGATGAGCAGTGCGGTCGGGCGGCCGAGAGCGGCCTGCCCGCCGCCAGGTGACAGCAGCCGGGCCGGGTCTGGCAGGACCTGCTGATCACCTGTGACTCCGTGTGTCGCAAGCGGCGTACGTCATGGTCGTCCGGCGGCTTTGGGGATCGACCTCTGTGGAGCGTAGCGGACCACAGTGTCAAGCCGATTGCAGAATTCGCCTTTCCGTACACTTCTCGCGGCCGAGGTGAACCCTTCGCATTGCTACATTTTCGTTTGGTCGCTCGCCGGGCTTCGGAGGTTCCGGAACGAGGGGTTCGGGCGACACGTCAACATCGAATGATCAATATCGAGCCGACTCCCGGAGTCGGGGGTGTGGAGGAGGATCCGTGAGCGCTCGCGTGCTGTCGACAGAGGATGCGAAGACGGCAATCCGGCAGATCCAGTCGATCATCAACGGCGGACTGGCGGACCAGATCGGTCAGCTGGACACGCAGGGTCGAAGCTGTCGCAGCCCGACGTCTGGGACGGCCCCCCTTGCGGTGACGTTCCGCACGTCCACCTGGCCGGAAACCAAGTCAGCGTTGGAAAAGGCCAAGTCGGAGCTGGATGATCTTCGGTCTCCAGCTGGACAAGATCTCGCAGAACATTTCTTACCGCCGGTGGCAGCTCCTGAGCCATTCGGACTTCGGCTTCGGCTTCCGGTCGGCGCTGCTGAGTGCAGACCGCCCGTCCTGGGCGTAAGCCGTTCCACCGCGGAAACTTCACCCGAGGCACTAAGCACATCTGGTTTGTCAATTCCTTTTAGGTGCGGGTTTCGTCACCCACCGGACAGTTCGCTGCAGTCCGGATGATTCGCATGGTCGGGCAATTCGAACGCGTTAGCACGAGTTCCGTTGAAGGGGGATTTCGATGGTCAGCGCGAGCGACCTGGATATTGATCAACTGGAAGGCATGCCGGATGTCAAGTTCGACTTCGGCGTGTCCAGTGATCCAAGTCGGCGTTCGGTGCTGCGGCCTCGAAACTGGAGGGCAGCGGGACTCCCGCTCGGGCTGGCGGTCGGGCGGCAAGACCGACTTCAAGGGCTACTTCTCCCAGGTCTTCGAAGAGAACGGAACCCAACAGCTCTCCGATCTTGACGAGGTCGCCCAGGGGCCCTGCGGGACATTGGTGACCAAGGTCGATGACGTCGAGCAGGCGGCCCGCGGGAGAGAACCAACGGCGCAAGACCGCACGCGACTGGGCGAAGGACCACGCCGACCGGAACTGGCTCGAGAAGGGTTGGGACAGCGTCTTCGGCGGTGACGATCCGCCGGCCGTCGACATCTCCGACACCGGCCCTTTGATCGGCGAGCAAGCCGACGCCGAAGCCGCGGAAGACCCCTGCGCCGGGTTCGGGTGGTGGTGGCAGTGGCGGCACCTCGTCAGCGCGCCCCTCGGATCTGCGGACCTTCGCGACCAACAGTCGCAGCGGTGACGACGCGTTCTCCGGGACTGCCGGAGGCTTGCCAGAACCATTGCGACGCTTTCGTGCGGTCCCTGTTCCTGGGCGACGCTCGACGCTTCCGGCCCGATCAGCGCCCTCAAAGGAATGGTTGCGGCTCAACGAGGAGGACGCCAAGTGGGCGACCACGGTCGCCGACGCGTTCAAGGCGGTCGGCGGCGAGTAGGGCAACGTGTCGACGTTGTCGAACGCGACCATCGCGGCAGCGCTGGCAGTCGCCCACGTGGCGGTCAAAAGGCTGACATCCAAATCGACCCGGCGACGGCATTCGGCAGTCCTCCGACCACCGGCTACTCCGACGACCCGGTCGATACCGCCTCGGCAACTTCATGCGAACGAGTCGGACCTGGGATTCACCGGCCCGGCGTCGGTGCTCGGCCTGACCCGTACCATAAGCTCGCTCAATGCCATGATCGGCGGGTTCGGGGTCAGTTGGTCCTCCCTGGTCCGATGCAGGTTTGACCTTCACCGATCAAGCGGCCCGCCTGCGACTTGGTGACAGCCGGGAGATCGTCTTCCCGCGGCTGGGTGACGGCTGGGACCGGGCGGCGGGGAGAACCTGTGGCTTGCTCGGGCCGAGTCGGACAACGGGCACGCACCAGGCTTCGTGGTCACCGGTTCGACCGGCCTGCGCTGGGAATTGACGGCCGACGGTCGGCTGTAGTCCACCTCGACCGGGCGGGGCACCCAAGATCGACTTCGACTATGACTCTGTCGGTCGGCTGGTGTCGATGGCCCATCAGTACGGTCGCACGATCTCCCTGCTCTGGGACGACGAGACGGGCAGGGTCGTCGGCGCAACCGCGTCGGACGGTCGCCAGGTTTCCCTACCAGTACGACGATTCCGGCCGGCTGATCGCCGCGGTGACACCCCGCCGGTACCAGGTCGTACCGGTGGAACGACGAGAACCTGATGACTGCCGTCGTGGATCCGGACGGGATCGTCGAGGCCGAGAACACCTGTGACGAGCTGGGCCGGGTGACCACTCAGCGGTCGCCGTTCGGGCGGGTGTCGCGTTTCGTGTATCTGCCCGGCGGTATCACCTCGGTCTCGGACGAGACCGGCGAACGCTCCAACACCTGGATCAGCGACAGCAAGGGGTCCGGCTGATCGGTGTCATCGACGCCGACGACCATCGGCAGTCGACCAGCTATGATGACCGGTACGGCAACCCGGTGATGGTCACCGAGCGCGACGGCGCGGTGACGGTCAACTCCTACGACGACCGCGGCCGTCGGGTCGGGCAGGTGTTGCCGTCCGGTGCCCGGATCGCCTGGTCCTACGATGATCAGGACCGGCCGGTCACGGTGACGAGTGACGTCCACCGATGATCGTGGCGGCACGGTCCGAGGCTGTCACCCGGTACACCTACCAGGGAGACTCGCGGGATCCGTTCCGGATGTTCGATCCCGAGGGCGGGGTCACCGAAATGATCTGGTCCGACGGTCTGCTCAAGCAGGTCACCGATCCGGTCGGTGTCACCGTGACCTTCGACCATGATCAACATGGCGAGCTGCTCGCCGCGACCGACGGTGACGGGGACACCGCCCGCCTGGAGCGAGATGATCTTGGTCGGGTGGCGGCTGCGATCACGCCGCTGGGCTACCGCACGACCTACCGGTACGACGGTGCCGGCCCACTGTTTGTCCGCGCACCGACCCCGATGGTGCGGTGTGGCGTTACGGTACAGGCCCCGGCGGCCGCCGGACCGCGGTCATCGACCCAGGGGCGGCCGCACCGAGATCGGATACGACCTCGGTGAGCACGGACACGGTATGGAGGCGCGCACCGTCGACCCGCTGGGTCGTGCGGTCCGTTCCTTCTACGACGACCTGGGCAATCGGGTCCGCGCCGAACTTCCCGACGGCAGCGCCTGGGGAGTTCGGATTCGATCCCACCTCCCCGGCTGACCGAGACCCGCGACGCCACGGGCGGCCGCTAGCAGTTGCAGTACGACGTCCAGGGACGGTCGCCAGGACCATTGATCCGACCGGCGTGGAGCGGACGATCGACCGGGATGTCGCTGGTCGGCCGGTGGCTGCCGGCGACCTGGCCTCCCGGACAACAGCCCGGCTACGACGCGCTGGGCCGGACCGTGTCCCGGACCGAAGCCGACGGCACCACGTCCACCTTCAGCTACGACCGGTGCGGACGTCTGGTGCAACACGTCGATCCGACCGGCGCGGTGACCCGGCTGGAGCGCGATGCCGCCGGCCGGGTGGTCGCCGTGACCCATCCGATGGGCACCACCTATCGCTATGAGTACGACGCATGCGGCCGCCGGTCGGCCACCATCGACACCGACGGCACCAGATACGGCTTCGCCTACGACGCCGACGGCGGCCTGGTTCCGGGAGGACTGGCCGACCGGCGAACACGCCTGGATCCGCTATGACGAGTGCGGTCGAGCGGCCGAACAGTTTCGAGCGGCAAGGGCGCTACCGGTTCGGGTACGCCCGGTGGGCCGAATGGTGCGGATGGCGGACGGCTGGCACGGACTCCGCCGATTCCGGTACGACCAGGTCAGGGCAGCTCGTCGCGGTGACGAACGCTGCCGGCGGCGAAACCCGGTTCGAGTACAGCGAACTCGGTCAGCGGGTCGCGATGATCGACCCGGCGGCGGACGTACCGAGCGGCGGTTCGACGCGATGGGCGGCTCCTCGCCGAGACCGATGCGCTCGGGCGGACCACCCGGTACGCCTACGACCGGTCGGTCGACTGACCCACCGGATCGACCCGACCGGCTCCGAACTGTCCTGGACCTACCGACCGGACCGGGAGGTGGCCGAAAGCTTCCCCGCGGCGGCCGACAACCGTCGACTGCATGACCCGCATGGGGCGCGACTTCGGCAACCGGACCACCCGGATCCACCAGAGGCGACAGCGGCCGCGATGCGGTCAACGAACTTCGTCTACGACGCCGACGGCGGCTGGTCCGCCGGACCCGGGCCCGTAGCAAGGGCGGCCGGGGCGATCGGGTTGTCCTGGTCCAACGTGCCGACGGCCGTCGCACCGCGTTCACCAGGACCGACGGGACGCAGACCCGCTACGAAGACGACGCAGCCGGCCGGGTCGCCGCGGTGTCCGAGCCGGGGCTCGGCCGTGCGGTGATCGACCGGGACAGCATCGGCCGGATCGTCTCGATGACCGCACCCGGACTGCACGCCACCTGGCAGTGGGACGGCGGCGCCATCACCCGGCAGACCGTGACGCGGGCAGGCGTCACCGAAGTCACCGAGATCGACCGTGACGAGGCGGCCAGGTGGTCGGCGAGACGGTCAACGGTGTCCGTACCGGTTACGTGTACGACCCGGCGGCCAGCTGGTCGAGATGCGGTCGAGCGCCGGGTCGGTGACCAGCTACGCCTACGACGCGGCCGGCCGATTGGTGCGGGGAGACCGTCGACGGCCGCGTGACGACGTACACCTATGACGCTGCCGACCAGTTGCTGACCCGTCGGAACAGCGGCGGGGTGACCGAGTTCCGCTACGACGCGGCCGGTCGGCGGATCAGCGAGACCGGTCCGGAAGGCGAACGGCGGTTCGGTTGGGATCCGCGCGGTTTCCTGTCCCGGATCACCACCGTCACGCACGAGAACGACAAGGTTGTTGCCCGGACCCGGGAGTTGCAGGTCGATGCACGGTGAGCTTGCCGACATCGACGGACAGCCGGTGGCCTGGGACAGCGCTTCGGGGCTTCCGGCCCTGGCACCCAGGTCGGCCAACTGTCGATCTCCAACTACGGGCCGCTGACCGCGCTGCTGCCGGATGCAGCCGGTGGCGCGGGCGGTTGGGTGACACCGGACTGGCGGCACCGCAACACCGGTGCGGACCCGTGGGGGATCACCGAGGCGGGGCAGCTCGCCGGTGCCGAAAATCCTGCCGAACTGCCGTCCGGCGTCTCGATCGGCAGCCACGCCAATCTGCTGGTGGACGGCATGGAGTGGATGCAGGCCCGCGTCTACGATCCGCTGTCCCGCGGCTTTCTGTCCACCGACCCACTGGACCCGATGCTGGGTGCCGGATGGGCGGGCAACCCGTACTCGTTCGCCGGGAACGACCCGCTGAACCAGTCCGACCCCTGGGGCCTGAAGCCCGTCTCGGATCAGGAGCTGCAGGCCTACCGGGACTCCAACAACGGCGCTCTGTCGGACGCCTGGCACGCAACCACCTCCTGGGTCAAGAACAACTGGGGAATACATCGCGGCCGGCGCACTGATCGTCGGCGGCATCGCGGTGATGTGCACCGGGGTCGGCGGCCCGATCGGTGCCGCCATGATCGGCGGTGCGCTGATGTCGGGGGCATCTCCGCGGCGACGCAGAAGTACACCACCGGCAGCGTCGACTGGGGCAAGGTCGGCGTCGACGCGGCGATCGGCGGTGTTGCCGGGCTGGCGGCGGCGGCGCGGCGGTGGGCGCGATGCGGGCAACCGCCGGCGTCACCAGCTGCCTGGGTCGGAACATGCTCACCGGCGCAGCGGCCGGGATGGCCGACGGCGGCGTCTCGGGTGGCCTGTCCTATCTGACGTCGGGACAGCCGCTGAGTGTGAACGGCTTCGTCGAGGCGACGACCAACGGCGCGGCATTCGGCGGTGCGACCGGCGGTCTCGGCGGGGCGGCACTGACCAAGGTCAGTGGTTCAGCCTGCTTCGTCGCCGGCACCCAGGTGCTGATGGGCGACGGGTCGAGCAGGAACATCGAGGACGTCAAGATCGGTGACGAGGTCACCGCGGCGGATCCTGAGACCGGCGAGACTCACGCCCGTCGGGTGATCGACACCTACGTCCATAAGGACGTGCCGACCTACGACGTGCACACCACCGACGGAGTCGTCACCTCGACCGAGGAACACCCGTTCTACGTCGAGGGCCGGGGCTGGACGCCGGTGCGTGACCTTCAGCCGGGTGACCGGTTGGTGAATCCGAAGGGTGAGCCGGTGTCGGTGCTGGGGGTTCGGGAGACCGGACGGACCCAGACCGTCTACAACTTCAACGTCGAGGAACTCCACAGCTACCACGTCGGAGTCGAGGACGCGTGGCTTCTCGTCCACAACGAGTGCGGCCGCGGGATTGACCTTCGCGGTCGGGATCCGATGGACATCGTGCCCGACAACGCGAGCGTCCGTGAGCTGACCCCCCACCCGAACGGTGGGTCGCAGTACGGTCTCGAGTTCAAGTGGGTCGATGAGAGCGGTGTCACGATGCGCATGAGGATCCACGGTCCGGATGGCACTGCCCCGCCCGGGTCGAATTCGGCCAGCGGCGAGACCTACCGGGTCCAACATGGTGCGAGGTACCAGGACGAGGCGGGGAACCTGTACCACAAGAACGTGCACAATCCGAACAGTCCGCACTACAATCCGGACGCAGCGAACGCTACGCATATTCCTTGGCCATCTGAATATCCAGGACTGTAATGTCAATTGGTCGTGAACGACTTGGTCGCCTCTTGTCCAACTTGGTAGCTGACTCTGCCTCTACGCGAGAGGAGGCAGCGGAGACGGTCAGCGATTGGGCTGATAGTCACGATACGTACAGCGATTTCGAAGCACGGATTCTGGTGCGATCCCTTGCACTGGTAGCTGCGTTCGAAGAGTCGGTGGTTGCTCGTGAGGCCGAATTGAACGCCTTGTCGGACTTGTTCTCCCCGACGTCAATGGCTGTCGATGACGTCGCACCGGCATTGAATATTCCTGAACGAAATTTGGGGCCGTCCGAGCGGGAGTACATCAAAGGTCTACACGATTTGTTGGATGGCTAGTGTTGGCTGACGCTCGCGCCG
This window harbors:
- a CDS encoding RHS repeat-associated core domain-containing protein, which encodes MTPDWRHRNTGADPWGITEAGQLAGAENPAELPSGVSIGSHANLLVDGMEWMQARVYDPLSRGFLSTDPLDPMLGAGWAGNPYSFAGNDPLNQSDPWGLKPVSDQELQAYRDSNNGALSDAWHATTSWVKNNWGIHRGRRTDRRRHRGDVHRGRRPDRCRHDRRCADVGGISAATQKYTTGSVDWGKVGVDAAIGGVAGLAAAARRWARCGQPPASPAAWVGTCSPAQRPGWPTAASRVACPI
- a CDS encoding RHS repeat domain-containing protein, producing the protein MTRRPGGRRDGQRCPYRLRVRPGGQLVEMRSSAGSVTSYAYDAAGRLVRGDRRRPRDDVHL
- a CDS encoding RHS repeat protein, with amino-acid sequence MIVAARSEAVTRYTYQGDSRDPFRMFDPEGGVTEMIWSDGLLKQVTDPVGVTVTFDHDQHGELLAATDGDGDTARLERDDLGRVAAAITPLGYRTTYRYDGAGPLFVRAPTPMVRCGVTVQAPAAAGPRSSTQGRPHRDRIRPR
- a CDS encoding polymorphic toxin type 30 domain-containing protein yields the protein MRATAGVTSCLGRNMLTGAAAGMADGGVSGGLSYLTSGQPLSVNGFVEATTNGAAFGGATGGLGGAALTKVSGSACFVAGTQVLMGDGSSRNIEDVKIGDEVTAADPETGETHARRVIDTYVHKDVPTYDVHTTDGVVTSTEEHPFYVEGRGWTPVRDLQPGDRLVNPKGEPVSVLGVRETGRTQTVYNFNVEELHSYHVGVEDAWLLVHNECGRGIDLRGRDPMDIVPDNASVRELTPHPNGGSQYGLEFKWVDESGVTMRMRIHGPDGTAPPGSNSASGETYRVQHGARYQDEAGNLYHKNVHNPNSPHYNPDAANATHIPWPSEYPGL
- a CDS encoding RHS repeat domain-containing protein, producing the protein MDADDHRQSTSYDDRYGNPVMVTERDGAVTVNSYDDRGRRVGQVLPSGARIAWSYDDQDRPVTVTSDVHR
- a CDS encoding RHS repeat domain-containing protein, giving the protein MTTYTYDAADQLLTRRNSGGVTEFRYDAAGRRISETGPEGERRFGWDPRGFLSRITTVTHENDKVVARTRELQVDAR
- a CDS encoding RHS repeat domain-containing protein, with amino-acid sequence MSLVGRWLPATWPPGQQPGYDALGRTVSRTEADGTTSTFSYDRCGRLVQHVDPTGAVTRLERDAAGRVVAVTHPMGTTYRYEYDACGRRSATIDTDGTRYGFAYDADGGLVPGGLADRRTRLDPL